The following coding sequences are from one Gammaproteobacteria bacterium window:
- a CDS encoding DsbE family thiol:disulfide interchange protein, with amino-acid sequence MGRYVALGLFLVLLVFLGVGLTLNPREVPSPLIGKPAPVFRLPTVADPAKSVGTEDFSGKVTLLNVWASWCVSCRQEHPLLVELARKGSVPVYGLNYKDTRQDARRWLTTFGDPYVASAFDEDGRVGIEWGVYGVPETFVIDRKGVIRHKLTGPVTPENWEKTLQPLIQRLQTAD; translated from the coding sequence ATGGGACGTTACGTCGCACTCGGGCTGTTCCTGGTCCTCCTGGTCTTTCTGGGTGTCGGGCTGACCCTGAATCCTCGGGAGGTCCCCTCTCCGCTCATCGGCAAGCCCGCTCCCGTGTTCCGTCTGCCCACGGTCGCCGACCCGGCGAAATCGGTGGGCACCGAAGACTTTTCCGGCAAGGTCACCCTGCTCAACGTTTGGGCCAGTTGGTGCGTCTCCTGCCGGCAGGAGCACCCCCTCCTGGTGGAACTGGCGCGCAAGGGCAGCGTCCCCGTCTACGGGTTGAACTACAAGGATACCCGGCAGGATGCCCGTCGCTGGCTCACGACGTTCGGCGACCCCTATGTCGCAAGTGCCTTCGACGAGGACGGGCGCGTCGGGATCGAGTGGGGTGTCTACGGCGTGCCGGAGACCTTTGTCATCGACCGCAAGGGCGTCATTCGGCACAAGCTCACCGGCCCGGTGACTCCCGAGAACTGGGAGAAGACGCTCCAACCGCTCATTCAAAGGCTCCAGACGGCGGATTGA
- a CDS encoding heme ABC transporter permease, whose product MWTWLQRIASPPHFYRLAGRLVPWLAVLTALLIAAGLVGGLGFSPADYQQGDAFRIIFVHVPSAWMSMFIYVVMAIAGAVFLVWNHKVADVLAGASAPIGASFTFLALVTGAVWGKPMWGAWWVWDARLTSELVLLFLYLGIIALRSAIEDRRNAGRAAAVLSLVGVVNIPIIHYSVMWWNTLHQGSTVTKLDSPSIHLSMLIPLLVMALGFKLFYATTVLMRARCDLLSRERESPWAEEVTRS is encoded by the coding sequence ATGTGGACTTGGCTTCAGCGGATTGCCTCGCCCCCCCACTTCTACCGCCTCGCGGGCCGGCTCGTTCCCTGGCTCGCGGTGCTCACGGCGCTCCTGATCGCCGCGGGCCTCGTGGGCGGGCTGGGCTTCTCCCCCGCCGACTACCAGCAGGGGGATGCCTTCCGGATCATCTTCGTGCACGTCCCGAGCGCCTGGATGTCCATGTTCATCTACGTGGTCATGGCCATCGCCGGCGCGGTCTTCCTCGTCTGGAACCACAAGGTCGCGGACGTGCTCGCGGGCGCCAGCGCCCCCATCGGGGCCTCCTTCACCTTCCTCGCCCTGGTGACCGGCGCCGTCTGGGGCAAGCCCATGTGGGGCGCCTGGTGGGTGTGGGACGCGAGGCTCACCTCGGAGCTCGTCCTGCTCTTCCTCTATCTCGGGATCATCGCCCTGCGCTCGGCCATCGAGGACCGGCGCAATGCGGGGCGTGCCGCGGCGGTGCTCTCGCTCGTCGGGGTCGTGAACATCCCCATCATCCACTACTCCGTGATGTGGTGGAACACGCTGCACCAGGGATCTACGGTGACGAAGCTCGATTCGCCCTCGATCCACCTGAGCATGCTCATCCCCCTGCTGGTCATGGCGCTCGGGTTCAAACTTTTCTATGCGACCACGGTCTTAATGCGCGCCCGTTGCGACCTGCTGTCGCGGGAGCGCGAGAGTCCGTGGGCCGAGGAGGTCACGCGGTCATGA
- a CDS encoding heme lyase CcmF/NrfE family subunit, producing the protein MIPEIGHFALILALGVAAVQGVLPLIGTARGIPGWVATAVPAARAQLLLLLVAFGTLTYSFIVSDFSVAYVAHNSNTDQPLVYRVSAVWGAHEGSLLLWALLLALWSVGVSTFRRGLPDELVARVVATCGLVSIGFLLFMLLTSNPFDRLVPVPTQGRELNPLLQDPGLALHPPMLYMGYVGLVVPFAFAVAALMEGRVDAAWVRWSRPWTLVAWVFLTLGIALGSWWSYYELGWGGWWFWDPVENASLMPWLVATGLLHSLAVTEKRGAFKAWTVLLAIFAFSLSLLGTFLVRSGVLVSVHAFASDPARGVFILIFLAAVVGGSLLLYAWRAPAVAGGGSFELMSRETLLLLNNVVLVAASASILLGTLYPLFMDALGLGKISVGPPYFNSVFVPLALPLVLLLGLGPLVRWKEDSTSALARALWPTAAAAVALGTALVVLLGGGTVVGVILSTVLALWVLLTAGAALARRLRRHGGLSGLFALPRAYLGMVVAHVGVAVLTLGIAVSSTYSKERDVNMGVGDSVKVGDYDFRFEGVTRLPGPNYLATQGTVRVTRDGREVTTLHPEKRQYASQSHSMTEAAIRSRLTRDIYVALGEAAQGESWSLRVYNKPFIQWIWWGSVLMGLGGLLAATDRRYRLLAEAARQPGARGSSRLALAGKH; encoded by the coding sequence GTGATCCCGGAAATCGGTCACTTCGCGCTGATTCTCGCGCTTGGGGTCGCCGCAGTGCAGGGCGTTCTGCCGCTGATCGGGACCGCCCGCGGCATCCCGGGGTGGGTGGCGACTGCCGTGCCCGCGGCGCGGGCGCAGCTCCTGCTCCTGCTCGTGGCCTTCGGCACCCTCACCTACTCGTTCATCGTCAGCGACTTCTCCGTGGCCTACGTGGCCCACAACTCCAACACCGACCAGCCCCTGGTCTATCGCGTCTCAGCGGTCTGGGGCGCGCACGAGGGGTCACTCCTGCTCTGGGCGCTCCTGCTCGCCCTGTGGTCCGTGGGGGTCAGCACGTTCCGCCGGGGACTGCCGGACGAGCTCGTGGCCCGGGTCGTCGCCACGTGCGGCCTGGTGAGCATCGGCTTCCTGCTCTTCATGCTCCTCACGTCGAACCCCTTCGACCGCCTGGTCCCCGTCCCGACGCAGGGCCGGGAGCTGAACCCCCTGCTCCAGGACCCGGGCCTCGCGCTGCACCCGCCGATGCTCTACATGGGCTACGTCGGGCTGGTCGTGCCCTTCGCCTTCGCGGTGGCCGCGCTGATGGAGGGGCGGGTGGACGCTGCATGGGTGCGCTGGTCACGCCCCTGGACCCTGGTGGCCTGGGTCTTCCTGACCCTCGGGATTGCGCTCGGCAGCTGGTGGTCCTATTACGAGCTTGGCTGGGGCGGGTGGTGGTTCTGGGACCCTGTCGAGAACGCATCCCTGATGCCATGGCTCGTCGCCACCGGGCTGCTGCACTCCCTCGCGGTCACCGAGAAGCGCGGGGCGTTCAAGGCCTGGACGGTGCTCCTCGCCATCTTCGCCTTCTCGCTGAGCCTGCTGGGCACCTTTCTCGTGCGCTCGGGCGTGCTGGTCTCGGTCCACGCGTTCGCCAGCGATCCCGCCCGGGGGGTGTTCATCCTCATCTTCCTGGCGGCCGTGGTCGGTGGCTCGCTACTCCTGTACGCCTGGCGGGCACCGGCCGTCGCCGGCGGGGGGAGCTTCGAGCTGATGTCCCGCGAGACGTTGCTGCTCCTGAACAACGTCGTCCTCGTCGCGGCCTCGGCCAGCATCCTGCTGGGCACCCTGTACCCGCTGTTCATGGATGCCCTGGGACTCGGCAAGATCTCCGTGGGGCCACCGTACTTCAACAGCGTGTTCGTCCCTCTGGCCCTGCCGCTCGTGCTGCTCCTCGGGCTCGGTCCGCTGGTGCGGTGGAAAGAGGACAGCACTTCCGCTCTCGCCCGCGCCCTCTGGCCCACGGCCGCGGCGGCCGTGGCGCTCGGCACGGCGCTGGTCGTGCTGTTGGGCGGGGGGACCGTGGTCGGCGTCATCCTCTCCACCGTGCTCGCCCTCTGGGTCCTCCTGACGGCGGGAGCGGCCCTTGCCCGAAGGCTTCGCAGGCACGGGGGGTTGTCCGGCCTGTTCGCCCTTCCCCGTGCCTATCTGGGGATGGTCGTCGCGCACGTGGGGGTCGCGGTGCTGACGCTCGGGATCGCCGTCAGCTCCACGTACAGCAAGGAACGGGACGTGAACATGGGCGTCGGCGACAGCGTCAAGGTCGGGGATTACGACTTCCGTTTCGAGGGGGTCACCCGCCTGCCCGGACCGAATTACCTCGCGACCCAGGGCACCGTGCGGGTCACCCGGGACGGCCGGGAGGTGACGACCCTGCACCCGGAGAAGCGCCAGTACGCCTCCCAGTCCCATTCGATGACCGAGGCGGCCATCCGTTCGCGTCTCACGCGAGATATCTACGTAGCCCTCGGCGAGGCGGCCCAGGGTGAATCGTGGAGCTTGCGGGTCTACAACAAGCCATTCATCCAGTGGATCTGGTGGGGCTCGGTGCTGATGGGGCTGGGCGGCCTCCTCGCTGCCACCGACCGGCGCTACCGCCTCCTGGCCGAGGCTGCGCGGCAGCCGGGCGCCAGGGGATCGTCCAGGCTCGCCCTCGCGGGGAAACACTGA
- the ccmB gene encoding heme exporter protein CcmB: MAALPQEDPAHERSAEAAAPSLADAFWVLLRRDLTLALRHRGELANPLLFFVIVVSLFPLGITPESQTLRLLAPGLIWVAALLATMLSLDGVFRSDYDDGALEQIVLSPHPLSILVLAKILAHWLVTGLPLLVLGPLLGVLLALPARAMGTLFLTLALGTPVLSLVGAIGVALTVGLRRGGALLSLLVLPLYVPLLIFAANAVGAAGAGLPVSGQLLFIGALLILSITLAPVATAAALRISLS, from the coding sequence ATGGCCGCACTGCCTCAGGAAGACCCTGCCCACGAGAGGTCCGCCGAAGCGGCGGCACCGTCGCTCGCCGACGCGTTCTGGGTGTTGTTGCGCCGTGACCTGACGCTCGCCCTCCGTCACCGGGGCGAGCTGGCGAACCCGCTCCTCTTCTTCGTGATCGTGGTTTCCTTGTTCCCGCTGGGGATCACCCCGGAGAGCCAGACGCTGCGCCTGCTGGCCCCGGGCCTCATCTGGGTCGCGGCGCTCCTCGCGACGATGCTCTCCCTTGACGGGGTGTTCCGGTCGGACTACGACGACGGGGCGCTCGAGCAGATCGTCCTCAGCCCGCACCCTCTCTCCATCCTGGTGCTCGCGAAGATCCTGGCCCACTGGCTGGTGACGGGGTTGCCCCTGCTGGTGCTCGGGCCCCTGCTGGGCGTATTGCTCGCCCTGCCGGCGCGTGCCATGGGCACCCTGTTCCTGACCCTGGCGCTCGGGACGCCGGTATTGAGCCTGGTCGGGGCGATCGGAGTCGCCCTGACGGTGGGGCTGCGCCGCGGCGGCGCGCTGCTGTCGCTGCTGGTCCTCCCGCTCTACGTTCCCCTGCTCATCTTCGCCGCCAACGCGGTCGGTGCGGCGGGGGCGGGCTTGCCCGTGAGCGGGCAACTGCTCTTCATCGGGGCACTGCTGATCCTCTCGATCACGCTGGCCCCCGTCGCCACCGCCGCCGCCCTGCGGATCAGCCTGAGCTAG
- the ccmE gene encoding cytochrome c maturation protein CcmE, with protein sequence MKSTKKRVALVGAILLGVGAAAALAFTAFRQNMLYFFSPTQVSAGEAPIGHTFRLGGLVETGSLKRHGDGLTVDFAITDTAHRVPVTYSGILPDLFREGQGTVALGKLGPDGRFAADEVLAKHDENYMPPEVADALKTAGAGPAAVTGRTGRLP encoded by the coding sequence ATGAAATCGACAAAGAAGCGCGTGGCCCTGGTCGGCGCGATCCTGCTCGGCGTCGGCGCCGCGGCAGCCCTCGCGTTCACGGCCTTTCGCCAGAACATGCTCTATTTCTTCAGCCCCACCCAGGTCAGCGCGGGGGAGGCACCCATCGGCCACACGTTCCGCCTGGGCGGGCTCGTGGAGACTGGCAGCCTGAAGCGTCACGGTGACGGGCTGACGGTCGACTTCGCGATCACCGACACGGCCCACCGGGTCCCGGTGACCTACTCCGGGATCCTTCCCGACCTGTTCCGCGAGGGGCAGGGGACCGTAGCCCTCGGCAAGCTCGGACCGGACGGCCGGTTCGCCGCCGACGAGGTCCTCGCCAAGCACGACGAGAACTACATGCCCCCGGAGGTGGCCGACGCGCTGAAGACCGCTGGCGCGGGACCCGCTGCCGTGACGGGCCGCACGGGCCGCCTGCCGTGA
- the ccmD gene encoding heme exporter protein CcmD — MTGIASFLHMGGYAFYVWTAYGVAFAVLAGNLIAAVACQRRVRRDLQRRARRARRTV, encoded by the coding sequence ATGACGGGCATCGCGTCGTTCCTGCACATGGGCGGGTACGCGTTCTACGTGTGGACTGCCTACGGGGTGGCATTCGCCGTGCTCGCCGGCAATCTGATCGCCGCCGTTGCGTGCCAGCGCCGGGTCCGCCGGGACCTGCAGCGGCGCGCCCGGCGTGCCAGGAGGACCGTATGA